Proteins encoded by one window of Cyprinus carpio isolate SPL01 chromosome B6, ASM1834038v1, whole genome shotgun sequence:
- the LOC109073958 gene encoding transcription factor Sp3-like isoform X3, which translates to MAALDVDSSQSDFLQPASGAQDQQTTDLTAIQLTGSSDRWEVLTPVSSVKDEPSVVQVPSGGLLGSNGQYVVPLQTMAGQTQPVFVTAGVDGTGANGVQYQVIPQLQGTDGSSLSYAAPTADGSTMGTDITILPDGTHGIATATNANDLQGLLSQSGHMQQIPTISLTGSGFGTQGQVVANVPMGLPGNITLVPINSLSNLDLESLGLAGAQTIATSITADGQLIMTGPTTSTSDNQGDSKCTEPHNANDTNANAFVPTTTSSTTTSLPETIDGTGILTQATAVSAGQQDPSYIQQNHTAGGEPMVQLLPAQTADGAAQTLQSVQLLNAGTFLIQAQTVSPTGQIQWQTFQVQGVQNLQNLQLPVASGVSSPQITLAPVQTLSLGQTGTTGAVGQIPNLQTVTVNSVGQYQQDQNTEGHSDIQIKEEPESDDWPNSTLNTNDLSHLHVRLVEEDKEGTGLEGKRLRRVACTCPNCKEAGGRGSGMGKKKQHICHIPGCGKVYGKTSHLRAHLRWHSGERPFICSWSYCGKRFTRSDELQRHRRTHTGEKKFMCPECSKRFMRSDHLAKHIKIHQNKKGLNTNTGAGQTDAAAPSDTIITGGGATLILTNLQQAGTQDLLSNSDLPLQLVTVSASEVME; encoded by the exons ATGGCTGCCTTGGACGTGGACAGCAGTCAGAGCGACTTTCTGCAGCCGGCCAGCGGAGCCCAGGACCAG CAGACCACAGACCTCACGGCCATCCAGTTGACGGGCTCCTCTGATCGCTGGGAGGTTCTAACGCCTGTGAGCTCAGTGAAAGACGAGCCATCAGTAGTGCAGGTACCCAGCGGAGGACTTTTGGGCAGCAACGGGCAATATGTGGTGCCACTACAGACTATGGCAGGGCAGACCCAGCCCGTTTTTGTAACTGCGGGGGTAGATGGCACCGGTGCCAATGGGGTGCAGTATCAGGTCATCCCTCAGCTGCAGGGGACGGATGGGTCATCACTAAGCTATGCAGCACCCACTGCAGATGGAAGCACGATGGGTACTGACATTACTATCCTTCCAGATGGGACACATGGAATTGCTACAGCCACCAATGCTAATGACCTCCAGGGCCTGCTGAGTCAAAGTGGGCATATGCAGCAGATTCCCACCATCTCACTGACCGGCTCAGGGTTTGGCACACAGGGCCAGGTTGTCGCTAATGTACCGATGGGGCTGCCAGGCAACATCACGTTAGTGCCGATAAATAGCTTGAGTAACTTGGATCTCGAGTCTTTGGGGTTGGCTGGTGCTCAGACCATAGCTACAAGCATTACTGCGGATGGCCAGCTCATCATGACTGGTCCCACCACCTCAACAAGCGATAACCAGGGCGACAGCAAATGCACAGAGCCACATAATGCCAACGACACTAACGCTAATGCCTTTGTGCCAACCACCACCTCTTCCACGACAACATCGCTCCCCGAGACGATAGACGGGACTGGCATTCTCACCCAAGCCACTGCTGTATCAGCCGGGCAGCAGGATCCATCTTACATCCAGCAGAACCACACGGCTGGCGGTGAACCAATGGTGCAGCTCTTACCAGCGCAGACGGCAGATGGAGCAGCGCAGACACTACAAAGCGTGCAGCTGTTGAATGCTGGTACATTTCTGATCCAAGCCCAAACCGTCTCTCCCACCGGGCAGATCCAGTGGCAGACCTTCCAAGTTCAAGGGGTTCAAAACCTGCAGAATCTACAGCTGCCGGTTGCTAGTGGGGTCTCATCCCCCCAAATTACCCTTGCCCCTGTGCAGACCCTTTCTCTTGGGCAAACTGGCACCACGGGCGCAGTGGGACAGATCCCGAACCTTCAGACAGTCACAGTCAATTCTGTTGGTCAGTACCAGCAAGACCAGAACACGGAAGGCCACTCAG ATATTCAAATTAAAGAGGAGCCAGAGTCAGATGACTGGCCAAATTCCACCCTGAACACCAATGATTTGTCACATCTGCATGTGCGATTGGTTGAGGAGGATAAGGAGGGGACAGGCCTGGAGGGAAAGAGACTACGTAGAGTAGCCTGCACTTGCCCCAACTGCAAAGAAGCTGGAGGAAG AGGTTCAGGTATGGGAAAGAAGAAACAACACATTTGTCATATCCCAGGGTGCGGTAAGGTGTATGGTAAGACGTCTCACCTCCGAGCTCACCTGCGCTGGCATTCAGGAGAGAGACCCTTTATTTGCTCGTGGAGTTACTGTGGCAAGAGATTCACCCGCAGCGATGAACTCCAGCGTCACCGCAGAACACACACAG gagaGAAGAAGTTTATGTGCCCAGAATGCTCGAAACGTTTCATGCGCAGCGACCATTTggccaaacacattaaaattcacCAGAACAAAAAAGGGCTAAACACCAACACTGGGGCAGGTCAGACAGATGCTGCCGCCCCCTCGGACACCATCATCACTGGGGGAGGAGCCACTCTCATCCTCACCAATCTGCAGCAGGCTGGCACACAGGACCTTCTTTCAAACTCCGACCTCCCACTCCAGTTGGTCACTGTGTCTGCCAGCGAGGTCATGGAGTGA
- the LOC109073958 gene encoding transcription factor Sp3-like isoform X2, with protein sequence MTAPEQPAKQQEMAALDVDSSQSDFLQPASGAQDQQTTDLTAIQLTGSSDRWEVLTPVSSVKDEPSVVQVPSGGLLGSNGQYVVPLQTMAGQTQPVFVTAGVDGTGANGVQYQVIPQLQGTDGSSLSYAAPTADGSTMGTDITILPDGTHGIATATNANDLQGLLSQSGHMQQIPTISLTGSGFGTQGQVVANVPMGLPGNITLVPINSLSNLDLESLGLAGAQTIATSITADGQLIMTGPTTSTSDNQGDSKCTEPHNANDTNANAFVPTTTSSTTTSLPETIDGTGILTQATAVSAGQQDPSYIQQNHTAGGEPMVQLLPAQTADGAAQTLQSVQLLNAGTFLIQAQTVSPTGQIQWQTFQVQGVQNLQNLQLPVASGVSSPQITLAPVQTLSLGQTGTTGAVGQIPNLQTVTVNSVGQYQQDQNTEGHSDIQIKEEPESDDWPNSTLNTNDLSHLHVRLVEEDKEGTGLEGKRLRRVACTCPNCKEAGGRGSGMGKKKQHICHIPGCGKVYGKTSHLRAHLRWHSGERPFICSWSYCGKRFTRSDELQRHRRTHTGEKKFMCPECSKRFMRSDHLAKHIKIHQNKKGLNTNTGAGQTDAAAPSDTIITGGGATLILTNLQQAGTQDLLSNSDLPLQLVTVSASEVME encoded by the exons ATGACTG CCCCAGAACAGCCAGCGAAACAGCAGGAAATGGCTGCCTTGGACGTGGACAGCAGTCAGAGCGACTTTCTGCAGCCGGCCAGCGGAGCCCAGGACCAG CAGACCACAGACCTCACGGCCATCCAGTTGACGGGCTCCTCTGATCGCTGGGAGGTTCTAACGCCTGTGAGCTCAGTGAAAGACGAGCCATCAGTAGTGCAGGTACCCAGCGGAGGACTTTTGGGCAGCAACGGGCAATATGTGGTGCCACTACAGACTATGGCAGGGCAGACCCAGCCCGTTTTTGTAACTGCGGGGGTAGATGGCACCGGTGCCAATGGGGTGCAGTATCAGGTCATCCCTCAGCTGCAGGGGACGGATGGGTCATCACTAAGCTATGCAGCACCCACTGCAGATGGAAGCACGATGGGTACTGACATTACTATCCTTCCAGATGGGACACATGGAATTGCTACAGCCACCAATGCTAATGACCTCCAGGGCCTGCTGAGTCAAAGTGGGCATATGCAGCAGATTCCCACCATCTCACTGACCGGCTCAGGGTTTGGCACACAGGGCCAGGTTGTCGCTAATGTACCGATGGGGCTGCCAGGCAACATCACGTTAGTGCCGATAAATAGCTTGAGTAACTTGGATCTCGAGTCTTTGGGGTTGGCTGGTGCTCAGACCATAGCTACAAGCATTACTGCGGATGGCCAGCTCATCATGACTGGTCCCACCACCTCAACAAGCGATAACCAGGGCGACAGCAAATGCACAGAGCCACATAATGCCAACGACACTAACGCTAATGCCTTTGTGCCAACCACCACCTCTTCCACGACAACATCGCTCCCCGAGACGATAGACGGGACTGGCATTCTCACCCAAGCCACTGCTGTATCAGCCGGGCAGCAGGATCCATCTTACATCCAGCAGAACCACACGGCTGGCGGTGAACCAATGGTGCAGCTCTTACCAGCGCAGACGGCAGATGGAGCAGCGCAGACACTACAAAGCGTGCAGCTGTTGAATGCTGGTACATTTCTGATCCAAGCCCAAACCGTCTCTCCCACCGGGCAGATCCAGTGGCAGACCTTCCAAGTTCAAGGGGTTCAAAACCTGCAGAATCTACAGCTGCCGGTTGCTAGTGGGGTCTCATCCCCCCAAATTACCCTTGCCCCTGTGCAGACCCTTTCTCTTGGGCAAACTGGCACCACGGGCGCAGTGGGACAGATCCCGAACCTTCAGACAGTCACAGTCAATTCTGTTGGTCAGTACCAGCAAGACCAGAACACGGAAGGCCACTCAG ATATTCAAATTAAAGAGGAGCCAGAGTCAGATGACTGGCCAAATTCCACCCTGAACACCAATGATTTGTCACATCTGCATGTGCGATTGGTTGAGGAGGATAAGGAGGGGACAGGCCTGGAGGGAAAGAGACTACGTAGAGTAGCCTGCACTTGCCCCAACTGCAAAGAAGCTGGAGGAAG AGGTTCAGGTATGGGAAAGAAGAAACAACACATTTGTCATATCCCAGGGTGCGGTAAGGTGTATGGTAAGACGTCTCACCTCCGAGCTCACCTGCGCTGGCATTCAGGAGAGAGACCCTTTATTTGCTCGTGGAGTTACTGTGGCAAGAGATTCACCCGCAGCGATGAACTCCAGCGTCACCGCAGAACACACACAG gagaGAAGAAGTTTATGTGCCCAGAATGCTCGAAACGTTTCATGCGCAGCGACCATTTggccaaacacattaaaattcacCAGAACAAAAAAGGGCTAAACACCAACACTGGGGCAGGTCAGACAGATGCTGCCGCCCCCTCGGACACCATCATCACTGGGGGAGGAGCCACTCTCATCCTCACCAATCTGCAGCAGGCTGGCACACAGGACCTTCTTTCAAACTCCGACCTCCCACTCCAGTTGGTCACTGTGTCTGCCAGCGAGGTCATGGAGTGA
- the LOC109073958 gene encoding transcription factor Sp3-like isoform X1: MPPRIARRCAVPSCGKTQSLHCLPCDPNIRKEWMNFILDAVPDHVNKTLFICSLHFTADSFSNKSQFDAGFSERLKIKNDAVPSILEPTAMSQHTSPKTSREMGCQTEEPNTRDGECQTIQDLKQRGWKVEPKIETPEQPAKQQEMAALDVDSSQSDFLQPASGAQDQQTTDLTAIQLTGSSDRWEVLTPVSSVKDEPSVVQVPSGGLLGSNGQYVVPLQTMAGQTQPVFVTAGVDGTGANGVQYQVIPQLQGTDGSSLSYAAPTADGSTMGTDITILPDGTHGIATATNANDLQGLLSQSGHMQQIPTISLTGSGFGTQGQVVANVPMGLPGNITLVPINSLSNLDLESLGLAGAQTIATSITADGQLIMTGPTTSTSDNQGDSKCTEPHNANDTNANAFVPTTTSSTTTSLPETIDGTGILTQATAVSAGQQDPSYIQQNHTAGGEPMVQLLPAQTADGAAQTLQSVQLLNAGTFLIQAQTVSPTGQIQWQTFQVQGVQNLQNLQLPVASGVSSPQITLAPVQTLSLGQTGTTGAVGQIPNLQTVTVNSVGQYQQDQNTEGHSDIQIKEEPESDDWPNSTLNTNDLSHLHVRLVEEDKEGTGLEGKRLRRVACTCPNCKEAGGRGSGMGKKKQHICHIPGCGKVYGKTSHLRAHLRWHSGERPFICSWSYCGKRFTRSDELQRHRRTHTGEKKFMCPECSKRFMRSDHLAKHIKIHQNKKGLNTNTGAGQTDAAAPSDTIITGGGATLILTNLQQAGTQDLLSNSDLPLQLVTVSASEVME, from the exons ATGCCTCCGAGGATAGCAAGACGTTGTGCAGTGCCAAGCTGTGGGaaaacacagtctttgcattgccttccttgtgatcctaacattaggaaagagtggatgaattttattttggatgcagttcCAGATCACGTCAATAAGACGTTGTTTATTTGTTCGCTTCATTTTACTGCGGATTCATTTTCAAACAAGTCACAGTTTGATGCAGGCTTTTCAGAGagactgaaaattaaaaatgatgcagtgccatctataTTGGAACCGACAGCAATGTcgcaacacacaagt CCCAAGACAAGTCGTGAAATGGGATGCCAGACGGAGGAGCCCAACACCAGAGACGGAGAATGCCAAACTATCCAAGACTTGAAGCAGCGCGGCTGGAAAGTAGAACCAAAGATtgaaa CCCCAGAACAGCCAGCGAAACAGCAGGAAATGGCTGCCTTGGACGTGGACAGCAGTCAGAGCGACTTTCTGCAGCCGGCCAGCGGAGCCCAGGACCAG CAGACCACAGACCTCACGGCCATCCAGTTGACGGGCTCCTCTGATCGCTGGGAGGTTCTAACGCCTGTGAGCTCAGTGAAAGACGAGCCATCAGTAGTGCAGGTACCCAGCGGAGGACTTTTGGGCAGCAACGGGCAATATGTGGTGCCACTACAGACTATGGCAGGGCAGACCCAGCCCGTTTTTGTAACTGCGGGGGTAGATGGCACCGGTGCCAATGGGGTGCAGTATCAGGTCATCCCTCAGCTGCAGGGGACGGATGGGTCATCACTAAGCTATGCAGCACCCACTGCAGATGGAAGCACGATGGGTACTGACATTACTATCCTTCCAGATGGGACACATGGAATTGCTACAGCCACCAATGCTAATGACCTCCAGGGCCTGCTGAGTCAAAGTGGGCATATGCAGCAGATTCCCACCATCTCACTGACCGGCTCAGGGTTTGGCACACAGGGCCAGGTTGTCGCTAATGTACCGATGGGGCTGCCAGGCAACATCACGTTAGTGCCGATAAATAGCTTGAGTAACTTGGATCTCGAGTCTTTGGGGTTGGCTGGTGCTCAGACCATAGCTACAAGCATTACTGCGGATGGCCAGCTCATCATGACTGGTCCCACCACCTCAACAAGCGATAACCAGGGCGACAGCAAATGCACAGAGCCACATAATGCCAACGACACTAACGCTAATGCCTTTGTGCCAACCACCACCTCTTCCACGACAACATCGCTCCCCGAGACGATAGACGGGACTGGCATTCTCACCCAAGCCACTGCTGTATCAGCCGGGCAGCAGGATCCATCTTACATCCAGCAGAACCACACGGCTGGCGGTGAACCAATGGTGCAGCTCTTACCAGCGCAGACGGCAGATGGAGCAGCGCAGACACTACAAAGCGTGCAGCTGTTGAATGCTGGTACATTTCTGATCCAAGCCCAAACCGTCTCTCCCACCGGGCAGATCCAGTGGCAGACCTTCCAAGTTCAAGGGGTTCAAAACCTGCAGAATCTACAGCTGCCGGTTGCTAGTGGGGTCTCATCCCCCCAAATTACCCTTGCCCCTGTGCAGACCCTTTCTCTTGGGCAAACTGGCACCACGGGCGCAGTGGGACAGATCCCGAACCTTCAGACAGTCACAGTCAATTCTGTTGGTCAGTACCAGCAAGACCAGAACACGGAAGGCCACTCAG ATATTCAAATTAAAGAGGAGCCAGAGTCAGATGACTGGCCAAATTCCACCCTGAACACCAATGATTTGTCACATCTGCATGTGCGATTGGTTGAGGAGGATAAGGAGGGGACAGGCCTGGAGGGAAAGAGACTACGTAGAGTAGCCTGCACTTGCCCCAACTGCAAAGAAGCTGGAGGAAG AGGTTCAGGTATGGGAAAGAAGAAACAACACATTTGTCATATCCCAGGGTGCGGTAAGGTGTATGGTAAGACGTCTCACCTCCGAGCTCACCTGCGCTGGCATTCAGGAGAGAGACCCTTTATTTGCTCGTGGAGTTACTGTGGCAAGAGATTCACCCGCAGCGATGAACTCCAGCGTCACCGCAGAACACACACAG gagaGAAGAAGTTTATGTGCCCAGAATGCTCGAAACGTTTCATGCGCAGCGACCATTTggccaaacacattaaaattcacCAGAACAAAAAAGGGCTAAACACCAACACTGGGGCAGGTCAGACAGATGCTGCCGCCCCCTCGGACACCATCATCACTGGGGGAGGAGCCACTCTCATCCTCACCAATCTGCAGCAGGCTGGCACACAGGACCTTCTTTCAAACTCCGACCTCCCACTCCAGTTGGTCACTGTGTCTGCCAGCGAGGTCATGGAGTGA
- the LOC109073971 gene encoding obg-like ATPase 1: MPPKKGGDGPKQPPLIGRFGTSLKIGIVGLPNVGKSTFFNVLTKSQAAAENFPFCTIDPNESRVPIPDERYDFLCQYHKPASKVPAFLNVVDIAGLVKGAHAGQGLGNAFLSHISACDSIFHMTRAFEDEDIIHVEGCVDPVRDIEIIHEELRMKDEEMIGPIIDKLEKTAVRGGDKKLKPEYDIMCKIKSWVVDEKKHVRYYHEWNDKEIEVLNKYLFLTSKPMIYLVNLSEKDYIRKKNKWLVKIKEWVDAHDPGALVIPFSGGFESKYQDMTDEEKQKYCEENKTQSILTKIIKTGYAALQLEYFFTAGPDEVRAWTIRKGTKAPQAAGKIHTDFEKGFIMAEVMKFVDFKEEGSENAAKAAGKYRQQGRNYIVEDGDIIFFKFNTPNQPKKK; this comes from the exons ATGCCTCCAAAGAAGGGAGGAGATGGACCAAAACAACCCCCCCTGATTGGACGTTTCGGGACTTCCTTGAAAATTGGAATTGTTGGGTTACCAAATGTAGG aaAGTCAACATTCTTCAATGTTCTGACAAAGAGCCAGGCAGCGGCTGAGAATTTTCCCTTTTGCACCATTGACCCAAATGAGAGCCGTGTGCCCATTCCAGATGAGCGCTACGACTTCCTCTGCCAGTACCATAAACCAGCCAG TAAGGTTCCAGCGTTTCTGAATGTGGTGGATATTGCTGGCTTGGTGAAAGGTGCTCACGCAGGCCAGGGTTTGGGTAACGCCTTCCTCTCCCACATCAGTGCCTGTGATTCCATCTTTCACATGACAC GAGCTTTTGAGGATGAAGATATTATCCATGTTGAGGGCTGTGTTGACCCAGTGAGGGATATTGAGATCATCCATGAAGAGCTGAGGATGAAGGATGAAGAGATGATTGGGCCAATCATTGATAAGCTTGAGAAAACCGCTGTCAGGGGAGGAGACAAAAAACTCAAACCTGAATAT GACATCATGTGTAAAATAAAGTCCTGGGTTGTTGATGAAAAGAAACATGTTCGTTATTATCATGAATGGAACGACAAAGAG aTTGAAGTCTTGAATAAGTACCTGTTCCTGACGTCCAAGCCAATGATCTACTTGGTAAACCTCTCGGAGAAAGATTACATCAGGAAAAAGAATAAATG gttGGTGAAGATCAAGGAGTGGGTTGACGCTCATGATCCAGGTGCGCTGGTCATCCCGTTCAGTGGGGGATTTGAGAGCAAGTATCAGGATATGACTGATGAagagaaacagaaatattgtgaggAGAACAAAACACAGAG TATTCTGACTAAGATCATCAAGACTGGGTATGCAGCCCTGCAGCTGGAGTATTTCTTCACAGCAGGACCCGACGAAGTCCGTGCATGGACCATCAGG AAAGGCACCAAGGCCCCGCAAGCAGCTGGAAAGATCCACACAGACTTCGAGAAAGGCTTCATCATGGCTGAAGTCATGAAGTTTGTAGACTTTAAGGAGGAAGGCAGTGAAAATGCAGCTAAA GCTGCAGGAAAATACAGACAACAGGGGCGGAACTACATTGTAGAAGATGGTGACATCATCTTCTTCAAATTCAACACACCTAATCAGCCCAAAAAGAAGTGA